Proteins encoded in a region of the Rickettsia bellii RML369-C genome:
- a CDS encoding ABC transporter permease subunit — MLHLLTKCPNIAFSFYQSLKTIPNDLVEASNIFKLSPLKKFLKLELPFATQGLIWNSMMSMSGGWFFLVASETVVIGGNTISVPGIGSYIAKAIYEKDIISIIYSVITMFIVIILYDQIIFRPLIVWADKFRYENIVKACAPKSMVVDLFKKTNFITIYIAKIISIIFIPCNFFINNITKIISNLLSKLYIIFIKPIPNLLIAIIWYGCLACLAIYAANKCYDFVKTTISLSEFLLVIKLGFFTLLRVITMVILALIIWVPIGVFIGLNSSYTEKMMPVIQIASAFPANFLFPFVVIFISHYNLNPNIALSFLMILGTQWYILFNVIAGTSAFPADLKESANIFRVKGWLWWKNIILPGIFPHIVTGVITAYGGAWNASIVAEIVSWGNVRISATGLGLYITNAANASDYSRVAIGVVVMSLYVIVISRLVWRPLYNLSVSKSKLS, encoded by the coding sequence TTGCTACATTTACTAACCAAGTGCCCTAATATAGCCTTTAGCTTTTACCAATCACTTAAAACTATCCCAAATGATTTAGTCGAAGCAAGTAATATATTTAAACTTTCACCGCTGAAAAAATTTTTAAAACTTGAATTGCCGTTTGCCACGCAAGGGTTAATTTGGAATAGTATGATGTCGATGTCTGGTGGTTGGTTTTTTCTCGTAGCATCAGAGACTGTAGTAATAGGCGGGAATACAATTAGCGTACCTGGTATTGGTTCGTATATAGCTAAAGCGATATATGAGAAAGATATAATTTCTATAATCTATTCTGTAATCACTATGTTTATAGTAATTATATTATATGATCAAATTATATTTCGTCCGTTAATTGTGTGGGCAGATAAATTTCGTTATGAGAATATAGTAAAAGCTTGTGCCCCTAAATCCATGGTTGTGGATTTATTTAAAAAGACAAATTTTATCACCATATATATAGCAAAAATTATCTCTATTATATTCATACCATGTAATTTTTTTATTAATAATATAACAAAAATTATCTCAAATCTTTTGTCTAAGCTCTATATTATTTTTATAAAACCTATACCAAATTTACTTATAGCTATCATATGGTATGGGTGTTTAGCTTGTTTAGCAATATATGCTGCAAATAAATGCTATGATTTTGTTAAAACAACAATTAGTTTATCGGAGTTTTTATTAGTAATAAAATTAGGCTTTTTTACTCTGTTAAGAGTAATTACTATGGTAATTTTAGCTCTTATTATATGGGTGCCTATAGGTGTATTTATTGGATTAAATAGTAGCTATACCGAAAAAATGATGCCTGTAATACAGATTGCTTCAGCATTTCCTGCTAATTTTTTATTTCCTTTCGTGGTTATTTTTATTTCGCACTATAATCTCAATCCCAATATAGCTTTGAGTTTTCTTATGATACTTGGCACTCAATGGTATATTCTCTTTAATGTTATAGCTGGAACTTCAGCGTTTCCTGCTGATTTAAAAGAATCAGCTAATATATTCCGTGTTAAAGGATGGCTATGGTGGAAAAATATTATATTACCTGGAATTTTCCCTCATATAGTTACTGGCGTTATAACAGCTTATGGAGGAGCTTGGAATGCAAGTATAGTAGCAGAAATAGTATCTTGGGGAAATGTGCGTATTTCTGCAACTGGTCTTGGTTTGTATATTACAAACGCCGCAAATGCTAGTGATTACAGCCGAGTAGCTATTGGGGTAGTAGTAATGTCACTATATGTTATAGTTATAAGCCGTTTGGTATGGCGTCCGTTATATAATTTGTCAGTAAGTAAAAGTAAGTTGAGTTAG
- a CDS encoding AbgT family transporter — MHIYKNNFHRGSFNIWDLCIILIICGIIFAIGKGLHEMDSSIGAIAKNEIYLDPIHLLKYTLQTTLRMFIAIIISLITAIIYGTIAAKYKTAENILIPILDIFQSVPILGFLTFTVTWFVSIFPNSSLGIECAVIFATFTNQVP; from the coding sequence ATGCATATATATAAAAACAATTTTCATAGAGGCTCGTTTAATATTTGGGATCTATGTATAATATTGATTATATGCGGGATTATATTTGCAATAGGTAAGGGGCTGCATGAAATGGATTCATCCATTGGAGCTATTGCAAAAAACGAAATATACTTAGATCCAATCCATTTATTAAAATATACGCTGCAAACTACATTACGAATGTTTATAGCAATTATTATTTCGCTGATAACTGCTATAATATACGGGACTATTGCCGCAAAATATAAAACCGCAGAAAATATTTTAATACCAATATTAGATATCTTTCAATCTGTACCGATATTAGGCTTTTTAACATTTACTGTTACATGGTTTGTATCGATATTTCCAAATAGCAGTTTAGGTATAGAATGTGCAGTAATATTTGCTACATTTACTAACCAAGTGCCCTAA
- a CDS encoding DUF4239 domain-containing protein: MGFCSICLYLSKYIIPTNFQREELGSLGGFLSGVVGSMYAVSTGFVLIYLLGNFNKAQEVVATESTILMRLADSVSWLPSNMKPAIYADIKNYAKDVVGREWQLMRDGKKIGHEALSFLQDITSRLKDYKVNDQMQLFIKKEIVKEIKELYTIRYNRIKMSYFSLNVQYWVVVFIMTTINLIFVCMLGIRVYLHKISVMLVCITSGSMIFLLFILDKPFCGPFAVNQYDLNKAITYIECLE, from the coding sequence ATGGGGTTTTGCAGTATATGCTTATATCTCTCTAAATATATCATCCCAACTAATTTCCAAAGAGAAGAATTAGGCAGCCTTGGAGGATTTTTATCCGGGGTAGTCGGAAGCATGTATGCGGTATCAACCGGTTTTGTATTAATATATCTACTTGGTAATTTTAATAAAGCTCAAGAAGTAGTGGCAACCGAATCTACAATATTAATGAGACTTGCAGATAGTGTTAGTTGGCTTCCCTCTAATATGAAGCCTGCAATTTATGCAGATATTAAAAATTATGCAAAAGATGTAGTAGGGCGTGAGTGGCAGTTAATGAGGGATGGTAAAAAAATCGGTCATGAAGCTCTTAGTTTCCTACAAGATATTACTAGTCGTCTTAAAGATTATAAAGTAAATGATCAGATGCAATTATTTATTAAGAAAGAAATAGTTAAAGAGATCAAAGAGCTTTATACTATCAGGTATAATAGGATTAAAATGTCTTATTTTTCCTTAAATGTTCAATATTGGGTAGTCGTATTTATTATGACTACTATTAACCTAATTTTTGTTTGTATGCTTGGGATTAGGGTCTATTTGCATAAAATTTCAGTCATGTTAGTTTGTATAACCTCCGGTTCTATGATTTTCTTATTATTTATATTAGATAAACCTTTCTGCGGTCCTTTCGCAGTTAATCAATATGATCTTAATAAGGCTATTACATATATTGAATGCTTGGAGTAG
- a CDS encoding exodeoxyribonuclease VII small subunit produces MTTNKNLDENISFEEALSELEEIVKKIDNGQETLEAAVNSFERGILLKNHCEKKLKEARLKIEKITKLADSTITLEEVEV; encoded by the coding sequence ATGACTACCAATAAAAATTTAGACGAAAATATTAGTTTTGAAGAAGCTTTAAGCGAACTTGAAGAAATTGTAAAAAAAATAGATAACGGGCAAGAGACTTTAGAAGCAGCAGTTAATAGTTTTGAGCGTGGTATTTTGCTTAAAAATCACTGTGAAAAGAAACTTAAAGAAGCTCGTTTGAAGATTGAGAAAATTACTAAGCTTGCCGATTCTACAATAACCTTGGAGGAAGTGGAGGTCTAA
- a CDS encoding AsmA-like C-terminal region-containing protein, with protein sequence MIKKIIAGIIISCSLLLFLFFGALSLVNYNSVASNFTNRLGIANENIGKIKINKFPIPYLAIESIKEEGKLDLEEVKVYFSFWSLIKFSPQISRLEILDAKIYADSKMLNIYNNEELIDKFFKYKLQNINLNITNLNIINKQDYSILNFSNCSLKKENLASNYIFKTTNNELGTISGSINKNENIVNFSFDIDNKDYNFKLSQIYKDFKLDSGSGEYNIKNLALAMYNILPDLSHILNKLNQTDVVNIKFNILNSEDAVELKDIVVESQFITGGGVISIAKNDNTTGTVNLNFSKIDLNSIVSSNTSVTFNTAPSNIRFIFADKLLKINIVIDEVILSNNNTLEKVTFTSSLSKGTLKIDECLGSIKPDGEFKLLGNVTQNSIRSMFDGQIYLKHNDFNSLLNILGFADITVKDAIPFTLSSELKLTLIDLFFKDLSLKTDNLSLSGNFSGKFIAQTPHLNATLSISSLDLTKNSYPVISPFIEFVQGLTKDMKSLDYPSKFIPIRTNPYTINLDILVDGVKYNNQIFDKMNLLAKISPASVKISNLDLKTNNSYLSTSWNLDASSVLPSLTVEIKDGSLSTDLLSPAKLLDLRNKLVNDYSLDKVTLQIYGNLSSLSQNDLVLKNVKFYAVNNNNLLQFNNIEAELLGGKLQGSGNILLDPYSLNFVYALNTIDLDKTSALLPKIFAASEGEISISGSFSTNGNTLQNQLYNLTSKSQFAINVITVNNFNIDSFIQKINNYDYNVSNLDKDINSAITTGQQRITGISGNIDLQKGIALLKDINFVTQYSTGAASFAVNIYNFDMDSSNILSFYIPSSLVKPDPKNTSSNADKSILSNLSLKIQGNMFAPKKTFNSNELKKLLIPQQTTTEATDLVNH encoded by the coding sequence ATGATAAAAAAAATAATTGCTGGCATAATAATTTCTTGCTCCTTATTACTATTTCTTTTTTTTGGTGCATTGTCTTTAGTTAATTATAACTCTGTTGCGAGTAATTTCACTAATCGCTTAGGAATTGCCAATGAGAATATCGGAAAAATAAAGATAAATAAATTCCCAATACCTTATTTAGCTATTGAATCGATAAAGGAAGAAGGAAAATTAGATTTAGAAGAAGTTAAAGTCTATTTCTCATTCTGGTCGCTTATAAAATTTAGCCCTCAAATTAGTAGATTAGAAATATTAGATGCTAAGATTTATGCAGATTCTAAGATGCTCAATATTTATAATAACGAAGAGCTAATAGATAAGTTTTTTAAATATAAACTGCAAAATATAAATCTTAATATTACGAACCTCAATATTATTAATAAACAAGATTATTCCATTTTAAACTTTTCTAATTGTTCATTAAAAAAGGAAAATTTAGCATCTAATTATATATTTAAAACTACAAACAACGAGTTAGGCACAATTTCAGGCTCAATTAATAAGAATGAGAATATAGTAAATTTTAGCTTTGATATTGATAATAAAGATTATAATTTTAAATTATCACAAATTTATAAAGATTTTAAGCTTGATAGTGGTAGTGGTGAATATAATATCAAAAACCTAGCGTTAGCAATGTATAACATACTACCGGATTTAAGCCATATTTTAAATAAGCTGAATCAAACAGATGTAGTAAATATTAAATTTAATATTTTAAATTCGGAAGATGCAGTAGAGCTAAAAGATATAGTTGTAGAATCACAATTTATTACGGGAGGTGGTGTTATTAGTATTGCTAAAAATGATAATACTACTGGCACTGTTAATTTAAATTTTTCTAAAATAGATTTAAATTCAATAGTTTCTTCAAATACTTCGGTAACATTTAATACTGCTCCATCAAATATTAGATTTATTTTTGCTGATAAGTTGCTTAAGATCAATATTGTAATTGATGAAGTAATTTTAAGTAATAATAATACATTGGAGAAAGTAACGTTTACTTCTAGCTTATCAAAAGGTACTTTAAAAATAGATGAATGCTTAGGAAGTATTAAACCAGATGGTGAGTTTAAGCTTCTAGGTAATGTAACGCAGAATTCTATCAGAAGTATGTTTGATGGACAAATATATTTAAAGCATAACGATTTTAATTCTTTACTAAATATATTAGGATTTGCTGATATCACAGTTAAAGATGCTATACCATTTACTCTATCGTCTGAGTTAAAATTAACTCTGATAGATTTGTTTTTTAAAGATTTATCGCTAAAAACAGATAATTTAAGTCTGTCAGGAAATTTTTCTGGTAAATTTATTGCTCAAACACCTCATTTAAATGCTACACTTAGTATATCTTCGCTTGATTTAACAAAAAATAGTTATCCAGTAATTTCACCTTTTATCGAATTTGTGCAAGGCTTGACTAAGGATATGAAAAGCCTAGATTATCCAAGTAAATTTATCCCAATTAGAACAAATCCCTATACAATTAATTTAGATATTTTAGTAGATGGTGTTAAATATAATAATCAAATCTTTGATAAGATGAATCTACTTGCTAAAATTTCACCAGCTAGTGTAAAAATTAGTAATCTAGATTTAAAAACAAATAATAGCTACTTATCAACTAGCTGGAATTTGGATGCTTCCAGCGTATTACCATCTTTAACTGTCGAAATTAAAGATGGTAGTTTAAGTACTGATTTATTATCACCTGCAAAGTTACTTGATTTAAGAAATAAATTAGTAAATGATTATAGTTTAGATAAAGTTACGTTACAAATATATGGTAATTTATCTAGCTTGTCGCAAAATGATTTAGTACTAAAAAATGTTAAATTCTATGCAGTAAATAATAATAATTTACTACAATTCAATAATATTGAAGCAGAACTATTAGGTGGTAAATTGCAAGGTAGTGGTAATATTTTGTTGGATCCTTACTCTCTTAATTTTGTGTATGCATTAAATACAATAGATTTAGATAAAACTTCAGCACTCTTACCTAAAATATTTGCTGCTTCAGAAGGTGAAATAAGTATTAGCGGTAGTTTTTCCACTAACGGCAATACCCTGCAAAATCAACTATATAACCTTACTAGTAAATCACAGTTTGCTATAAATGTTATCACGGTTAATAACTTTAATATTGATTCTTTCATACAGAAAATTAATAATTATGATTATAATGTATCGAATCTTGATAAAGATATAAATAGTGCTATAACGACAGGACAACAAAGAATTACGGGTATAAGTGGTAATATTGACTTACAAAAAGGCATTGCTCTTTTAAAAGATATAAATTTTGTTACCCAGTACAGTACAGGGGCTGCATCTTTTGCAGTTAATATATATAATTTTGATATGGATTCATCTAATATTCTATCTTTTTATATTCCGTCTAGCCTTGTTAAACCTGATCCAAAAAATACTAGTTCTAATGCAGATAAAAGTATTTTAAGCAATCTTAGTTTGAAAATACAAGGAAATATGTTTGCTCCTAAAAAGACCTTTAATAGTAATGAATTAAAAAAATTGCTAATACCTCAGCAAACAACTACAGAGGCAACTGATTTAGTTAACCATTAA
- the rimM gene encoding ribosome maturation factor RimM (Essential for efficient processing of 16S rRNA), with protein sequence MDSLENLILVGVIKSCHGIKGHIILRSFTDPTVKITERELVNESGEKVNINLIKQNSKGELICQFNDISTRNEAANLKGYKLFCLRSSLPKLEEDEFYITDLNNLPILDNNHTEIGKIKNILNFGAGDIIEVEFLDKTTELLPFNKDFFPIITKDYAILNYKRDEL encoded by the coding sequence ATGGATTCCTTAGAAAATTTAATTCTAGTCGGTGTAATAAAATCATGTCATGGGATTAAAGGACATATAATTTTAAGATCTTTTACTGATCCTACTGTAAAAATAACTGAAAGGGAATTAGTAAACGAATCAGGCGAGAAAGTAAATATTAATCTAATTAAACAAAATTCTAAAGGTGAATTAATTTGTCAGTTTAATGATATATCTACTCGGAATGAAGCAGCAAATTTAAAAGGCTATAAATTATTTTGTTTACGTTCAAGTTTGCCAAAACTAGAAGAAGACGAGTTTTATATAACTGATTTAAATAACTTACCAATATTAGATAATAATCATACTGAAATCGGTAAAATTAAAAATATTCTCAATTTTGGTGCTGGTGATATAATAGAAGTAGAATTTTTAGATAAAACAACTGAATTATTACCTTTTAACAAAGATTTCTTCCCTATTATAACTAAGGATTATGCCATTTTAAATTATAAGAGGGATGAATTATAA
- a CDS encoding Sca4 family spreading effector, translating to MSKDPNVEEIIKEFDPIANKEFTEAEKQEQTRQEQELFESEGDSIFISGADATNASSIPTSSLSASALAGGISGDGFIDPITEAIRKEILEKQRDLIRNQLLKENAENPDLKSNFESDEKFRDFLRTLNEDPNKKELYDKALENPELKKGLENIEIAGYKNVHASHSAEVYHENKIKEEQEELLRKYLNNDPAYSEEAKDQEKFRQFLANLNAGERQGLYDKALSDEQFKGQYENIRQEYANKYVGGFRSMQWENQVSAGDLRSTVIKNDAGEEICTLAEKTHKTAPMTVYKQDGTAVTVNSYRTIDFPIDLEGKSGTMHLSLVAQNKEGKSNNALRFTAHYEADPHPDGTPKLKEVSSPQPIKFMGKDENAVGYIEHGGEIYTLPVTRGKYEAMMKEVAVNKGQGVDVSQTIEQDIYRVQGGEKSVSSQQIDPANEKPIETKNTEIPEPQSGIASNQIPPVTPLSSGQKPVVSQMPQPQQAEILQPQPQGIVDAAVGLSQAMQNLLDQLNKDLKNENEPAGLIGEVAEKILGEKEANVDQKQAGINTLAENVLSNKELPEEVRVEGIGKILDTINNDNVLSEPEKAKLLGGITSVALDQDSLSQAAKKQIVGKITDSALELNTSDVRLQAINGITDAVLDSNLNKDEKGEIFEVISNVIEASKHDAPEKSQLKSDVLDKAREAGILSPEQQQLIQQNLDKIKEKQAAEETIKKVNGILYDPLSDAVKKTDAIKTITTDVLDGPAKAEIKGEIVEGITKEVAQSPLSIKDKVGIIEVVGEAIASHKDMSIPEKATIASFAEDGIIKSTAELKDKELMTKGLIDGIHKGIGNESPEITQGVVKSIKANAVPEEKSTLENIANEAILEREMQNLTQGLKGQDLEQDKPEKDIVKAARETMEALGNLNKAAEPGFEKGPVDDTSKQSKEQTEKPIVSEEEKVVQETSSRLNDISQFISKKVNNLRSLLDERRNLKTNEEKKAESEKQAKDLTEKFNEKSSTKDQLDFIQANLIDNKDLSKDARLKAIDNLLQEQVEKRGAAVSGQSQDKTEDVRTLSGKSELKPVSRDEPDIERAKMVVGKDKVNIKDNVAIMAKLTDAKSAIQLENPTISNVKAPNNKKGQSFP from the coding sequence ATGAGTAAAGATCCTAATGTAGAAGAAATTATAAAGGAGTTTGATCCAATAGCAAATAAAGAGTTCACTGAAGCAGAAAAGCAAGAACAAACAAGACAAGAGCAAGAATTGTTTGAATCTGAGGGAGATAGTATTTTTATTAGTGGTGCTGATGCTACAAATGCGAGTAGCATACCAACATCTTCGCTTTCAGCTAGTGCTTTAGCAGGAGGTATATCAGGAGATGGCTTTATAGATCCAATAACTGAAGCTATTCGAAAGGAAATTCTAGAAAAGCAGCGTGATTTAATAAGAAATCAGTTGCTAAAAGAAAATGCAGAAAATCCTGATCTAAAGTCTAATTTTGAAAGTGATGAAAAATTTAGAGATTTTTTAAGAACTTTAAATGAAGATCCAAATAAAAAAGAACTATACGATAAAGCTTTAGAAAATCCTGAGCTTAAAAAGGGATTAGAAAATATAGAAATAGCAGGCTATAAGAATGTTCATGCATCACATAGTGCAGAAGTTTATCATGAAAATAAAATTAAAGAAGAACAAGAAGAGTTATTAAGAAAATATCTTAATAATGATCCTGCTTACTCAGAAGAAGCAAAAGATCAAGAAAAATTCAGACAATTTCTAGCAAACCTTAATGCGGGGGAAAGACAAGGTTTATATGATAAAGCTTTATCTGATGAGCAGTTTAAAGGGCAATATGAAAACATTAGACAAGAATATGCCAATAAATATGTTGGCGGATTTAGGTCAATGCAATGGGAAAATCAAGTAAGTGCAGGCGATCTTAGATCAACAGTAATTAAAAATGATGCCGGTGAAGAAATTTGTACGTTAGCCGAAAAAACTCATAAAACTGCCCCGATGACTGTCTATAAGCAGGATGGTACTGCAGTTACAGTTAATTCATATAGAACGATAGACTTTCCTATAGATCTTGAGGGCAAAAGTGGTACGATGCATTTATCGCTTGTTGCACAAAATAAAGAGGGTAAATCTAATAATGCACTCCGTTTTACTGCTCACTATGAAGCAGATCCGCATCCTGATGGCACTCCTAAACTCAAAGAAGTAAGCTCACCGCAACCTATAAAATTTATGGGAAAAGATGAAAATGCAGTAGGTTATATAGAGCATGGCGGAGAAATTTATACGTTGCCTGTAACACGAGGCAAATATGAAGCTATGATGAAAGAGGTTGCAGTAAATAAAGGGCAGGGCGTTGATGTTTCACAAACTATAGAACAAGATATTTATAGAGTTCAAGGAGGTGAAAAATCTGTATCTTCGCAGCAAATAGATCCAGCAAATGAAAAGCCTATTGAAACTAAAAATACAGAAATACCTGAACCTCAATCGGGGATAGCTTCCAATCAAATACCTCCTGTAACACCTCTTAGTTCAGGGCAAAAGCCTGTGGTTTCACAAATGCCACAACCACAACAAGCTGAGATTTTACAGCCACAACCACAAGGAATAGTTGATGCAGCAGTAGGCTTATCGCAAGCTATGCAGAATTTATTAGATCAGTTAAATAAAGATTTAAAAAATGAAAATGAGCCAGCTGGTTTAATTGGTGAGGTAGCAGAGAAAATCTTAGGAGAGAAAGAAGCAAACGTTGACCAAAAACAAGCAGGAATTAATACTTTAGCTGAAAATGTATTAAGTAATAAAGAGCTTCCTGAAGAGGTAAGGGTAGAGGGTATAGGTAAAATATTAGACACAATAAATAATGATAATGTTTTATCAGAACCAGAAAAAGCAAAATTGCTTGGAGGAATAACATCTGTTGCTCTAGATCAAGATAGTTTAAGTCAAGCTGCTAAAAAACAAATAGTAGGAAAGATAACTGACTCTGCTTTAGAGCTTAATACGTCAGATGTAAGATTGCAGGCTATTAATGGCATAACTGATGCTGTATTAGATAGTAACCTGAATAAAGACGAAAAAGGAGAGATATTTGAAGTAATAAGCAATGTAATAGAAGCTTCTAAGCATGATGCTCCAGAAAAAAGTCAATTAAAAAGTGATGTACTAGATAAAGCTAGAGAAGCAGGAATTCTAAGTCCAGAACAGCAACAATTAATACAGCAAAATTTAGATAAAATTAAAGAAAAGCAAGCAGCAGAAGAAACAATAAAAAAAGTAAACGGTATTTTATATGATCCTTTATCTGATGCTGTAAAAAAGACGGATGCAATAAAAACTATCACCACAGATGTTTTAGATGGTCCAGCTAAAGCGGAAATAAAAGGTGAAATAGTTGAAGGTATTACAAAAGAAGTTGCTCAAAGTCCTTTAAGCATTAAGGATAAAGTAGGTATTATTGAAGTTGTGGGTGAGGCTATAGCTAGTCATAAAGACATGTCTATACCAGAGAAAGCTACTATTGCTTCATTTGCAGAAGATGGAATTATAAAAAGCACCGCTGAACTGAAAGATAAAGAACTAATGACTAAAGGTCTGATTGATGGAATTCATAAGGGTATAGGAAATGAAAGTCCTGAAATAACTCAAGGTGTTGTTAAAAGCATTAAAGCTAACGCTGTACCTGAAGAGAAATCTACTCTTGAAAACATAGCAAACGAAGCAATATTAGAAAGGGAAATGCAGAATTTAACTCAAGGTTTAAAAGGACAAGATTTAGAACAAGATAAACCAGAGAAAGATATAGTTAAAGCTGCAAGAGAAACAATGGAGGCTTTGGGAAATCTTAATAAAGCTGCTGAGCCTGGATTTGAAAAAGGACCTGTTGATGATACATCAAAACAGTCAAAAGAACAAACAGAAAAACCTATAGTCTCTGAAGAAGAAAAAGTTGTACAAGAAACTTCAAGTAGGTTAAATGATATATCTCAATTTATAAGTAAAAAAGTTAATAACCTCCGTAGTCTTCTTGATGAACGCAGAAATCTTAAAACTAATGAAGAAAAGAAAGCTGAATCAGAAAAGCAAGCTAAAGATTTAACTGAAAAGTTTAATGAAAAATCTTCTACTAAAGATCAGTTAGATTTCATACAGGCTAATTTAATTGATAATAAAGATTTATCTAAAGATGCTCGTTTAAAAGCTATAGATAATTTATTACAAGAACAGGTGGAAAAAAGAGGAGCAGCTGTTTCAGGACAATCTCAAGATAAAACAGAAGATGTAAGAACTTTATCAGGAAAGTCTGAGTTAAAGCCTGTAAGTAGAGATGAACCGGATATTGAAAGAGCTAAAATGGTTGTAGGAAAAGATAAAGTTAATATTAAAGATAATGTAGCAATTATGGCAAAATTGACGGATGCAAAAAGTGCTATACAGTTAGAAAATCCTACAATATCCAATGTCAAAGCTCCTAATAATAAAAAAGGACAATCATTTCCATGA
- the tlc4 gene encoding NTP/NDP exchange transporter Tlc4: MTINQNNSNHTFSSHNLDNSPHKINKLINKFSDYIWPIKRQELSKFLFITLLMFCILFIQNLIRALKDSIVTTMIGAETISFLKFWGVMPCAFLMTAIYVKLVNRMKAENIFYLIISIFLAFFALFAYVIFPNHEILHLSPTTAQNLIASLPNLKWFILLLSKWSFSLFYIIAELWPNVAFALLFWQFVNNITTVEESKRFYPLFGLLSQTGIYLAGQFLENLSHINEYVVAKFSLQASFHTLSVQIILTIVLILGIVGIKTFWLLNHKVLDKEHMALLRFKAKKKTMTIAESFQMILSSRHIRLIATLLICYGIAINLVEGPWKAAATKIYKTPTEYAAFIGNYLSYTGAFTILFVVLGSNIVRKLGWFTAAIITPIIVFTTGILFFAVNNFESSAGLIVASFILTDPALIAITIGAIQNVLSKSSKYTLFDSTKEMAYVPLDKEIKIKGKAAADVLGTKLGKSGSAFLQSLVFIILPSASYQSISVCLMFIFIITCLIWFWAVKELNKEYKKSVKFSQ; the protein is encoded by the coding sequence ATGACAATTAACCAAAATAATTCAAACCATACTTTTTCAAGTCATAATTTAGATAATTCCCCTCATAAAATCAACAAGTTAATAAATAAATTTTCAGACTATATTTGGCCAATAAAACGCCAAGAGCTTTCAAAGTTTTTATTCATTACTTTGTTAATGTTTTGTATTTTATTTATTCAAAATTTAATCAGAGCATTAAAAGATAGTATAGTCACTACGATGATTGGAGCGGAAACAATTTCCTTTCTAAAATTCTGGGGAGTTATGCCTTGTGCTTTTTTAATGACGGCTATTTATGTAAAGCTTGTTAATAGAATGAAAGCAGAAAATATATTTTATCTGATCATTTCAATATTTTTAGCATTTTTTGCCCTTTTTGCTTATGTTATTTTTCCGAATCATGAGATATTACATTTAAGTCCAACTACTGCTCAAAATTTAATTGCAAGCCTGCCTAATTTAAAATGGTTTATTTTGCTTTTATCGAAATGGAGTTTTTCTCTATTTTATATAATAGCTGAATTATGGCCAAATGTAGCTTTTGCACTACTTTTTTGGCAATTTGTAAATAATATAACTACTGTTGAAGAATCGAAAAGATTTTATCCTTTATTTGGATTACTTAGCCAAACAGGGATTTATTTAGCAGGACAGTTTTTAGAAAATTTAAGTCATATTAATGAGTATGTAGTCGCAAAATTTTCACTACAGGCGTCTTTTCATACTCTTTCCGTGCAGATTATATTAACCATAGTATTGATTCTAGGGATAGTAGGTATTAAAACTTTTTGGCTATTAAATCACAAAGTGCTAGATAAAGAACATATGGCATTGTTGCGTTTTAAGGCAAAGAAAAAAACCATGACAATTGCCGAAAGCTTTCAGATGATCCTTTCATCAAGGCATATTAGATTAATTGCAACTTTACTTATTTGTTATGGTATTGCTATAAATTTAGTGGAAGGACCTTGGAAAGCAGCAGCTACTAAAATATACAAAACCCCGACTGAATATGCTGCTTTTATCGGTAATTATTTAAGTTATACGGGGGCGTTTACTATTCTTTTTGTTGTACTTGGCTCAAATATAGTTAGAAAACTCGGTTGGTTTACAGCAGCTATTATTACTCCTATAATAGTTTTTACTACAGGTATATTATTTTTTGCTGTTAATAATTTTGAAAGCTCTGCTGGTTTAATAGTAGCAAGCTTTATCCTTACCGATCCAGCTTTAATTGCTATCACAATTGGGGCTATTCAAAACGTGCTTAGTAAGTCAAGTAAATATACTTTATTTGATTCAACAAAAGAAATGGCTTATGTGCCATTAGATAAAGAAATAAAGATAAAAGGAAAAGCTGCTGCTGACGTGCTTGGTACAAAACTTGGAAAATCAGGAAGTGCATTTTTGCAATCCTTAGTTTTCATTATTTTACCTTCTGCAAGTTATCAATCTATTTCCGTATGTTTAATGTTTATATTTATAATCACCTGTTTAATATGGTTTTGGGCAGTAAAAGAATTAAACAAAGAATATAAAAAATCTGTTAAATTTTCTCAATAA